The Bacteroidales bacterium genome includes a region encoding these proteins:
- a CDS encoding GNAT family N-acetyltransferase, which produces MKILENSVIRLRSIELSDIDFLFSVENNQDNWEQSNTLTPFSKHILKEYIKNSHLDIFTTKQLRLAIESVDEKKTAGFIDLFDYDPFHLRAGIGIVITEKERRKYYASNALALLTDYSFKVLKLNQLYCNISEDNNKSLELFKKSGFKISGKKLEWINTETGFKDVYFLQLING; this is translated from the coding sequence ATGAAAATACTTGAAAATTCTGTTATTAGACTTAGAAGTATAGAATTATCAGATATTGATTTTCTATTTAGTGTTGAAAACAATCAGGATAATTGGGAACAAAGCAATACTTTAACTCCTTTTTCAAAACATATTTTAAAAGAATACATAAAAAATTCTCATCTTGATATTTTTACAACAAAGCAATTAAGATTGGCTATAGAATCTGTTGACGAAAAAAAAACAGCAGGCTTTATTGATCTTTTTGATTATGATCCTTTTCATTTAAGAGCAGGTATCGGAATAGTTATTACCGAAAAAGAAAGACGAAAATATTATGCAAGCAATGCCCTTGCTTTACTGACAGACTATTCTTTTAAAGTGCTGAAATTAAATCAATTGTATTGTAATATTAGTGAAGATAATAATAAAAGCCTCGAATTATTTAAAAAATCAGGATTTAAAATAAGCGGGAAAAAACTTGAATGGATCAATACAGAAACCGGTTTTAAAGATGTTTACTTTTTGCAGTTAATTAATGGTTGA